A DNA window from Drosophila pseudoobscura strain MV-25-SWS-2005 chromosome 2, UCI_Dpse_MV25, whole genome shotgun sequence contains the following coding sequences:
- the LOC4802917 gene encoding secernin-2 — MSSNGECFVVLPANCVSGTLIVGRNAEDEASVGVAEEVCYYDVSDVIGEGKTDGGAAAESSNEDALRVILQKPKPGLWGGDFGANERGVAVGLTWTDGEEDAKDNDSLLGTDIVRLTLAVSSDVEAAVDRIGLLVATHGHDKTKLNFIACDSTAAWLISCAGKVWAAEKVESSFLRLPSGGLTVTTTINKSSEGLDAEASFAAAHDAEAQPPAEDWCGPKPSGDGTYTQHDMFETLRAASNESSSRAATVSVLSAKGICCHWFTATPNAAESVFKPFVFAPKPRISPLTAVQSEAELTLLHKLHSQRKPAALEHLRSLERSCVDELNNYFSLQDHASDELDELLKDCVEAEVKFYR, encoded by the exons ATGTCCTCTAACGGCGAGTGCTTTGTTGTTCTGCCTGCCAACTGTGTCTCTGGTACCCTAATTGTTGGCCGCAATGCGGAGGACGAGGCATCTGTTGGCGTTGCAGAAGAAGTATGCTACTATGATGTCAGCGACGTCATAGGGGAGGGGAAG ACTGATGGCGGAGCCGCTGCTGAATCGAGCAACGAAGACGCCTTGCGTGTTATATTGCAAAAACCTAAGCCCGGTCTATGGGGCGGTGATTTCGGGGCCAACGAACGCGGCGTGGCCGTAGGCCTCACCTGGACGGATGGCGAGGAGGATGCCAAAGACAACGATAGCCTGCTGGGCACGGATATAGTACG ATTGACTTTGGCCGTGTCTAGCGATGTGGAGGCTGCCGTGGACCGTATTGGGCTGCTGGTTGCTACCCACGGCCATGATAAAACCAAGCTCAATTTTATAGCGTGTGATTCCACTGCCGCCTGGCTCATCAGCTGTGCCGGAAAGGTCTGGGCCGCCGAGAAGGTGGAGTCTAGCTTTCTGCGGCTGCCCAGTGGCGGTCTGACTGTGACCACCACCATCAACAAGTCCAGTGAGGGTCTGGACGCAGAGGCCAGCTTTGCAGCGGCCCACGATGCCGAGGCACAGCCACCAGCCGAGGATTGGTGCGGCCCCAAGCCATCGGGCGATGGCACCTACACTCAACACGATATGTTCGAGACGCTGCGCGCCGCCAGCAACGAGAGTAGCTCCAGAGCGGCCACTGTTTCTGTGCTCTCGGCCAAGGGGATATGCTGTCATTGGTTTACGGCCACGCCCAATGCAGCCGAATCTGTGTTCAAGCCGTTCGTTTTCGCCCCCAAGCCTCGGATCTCGCCACTTACTGCAGTACAGTCAGAGGCTGAACTAACGCTCCTACACAAATTACATTCGCAGCGCAAGCCAGCGGCCCTGGAGCACTTGCGCAGTCTGGAGCGCTCTTGTGTGGACGAGTTGAACAATTACTTTTCGCTGCAGGATCATGCGAGCGACGAGCTGGACGAGCTGCTCAAGGACTGTGTCGAGGCGGAGGTTAAATTCTATCGCTAA
- the LOC4802918 gene encoding ELMO domain-containing protein 2: MFLLDRLLPFIFSYIRPFIKWFLHAFTRLSELQRVCYGARAGASRTRQVERSLTLSKSYEIKRMVHDLDEVAPYADNRNLLEFSFRAARVVMQAKRIKNNAHPDFSRLFINCVSTIWGYRRLMYQIEQLRAEKYDSDNPEHEYKLLELWQLLMPEAPLTGRVSKQWQDIGFQGDDPKTDFRGMGMLGLENLLYFASAYNDAAKHVLLHSMHPTRGYTYAIVGINLTSMAYNLVKTGQAKTHFYNVVALHKQDFNTIEDFHKLYCYLFFEFDRFWMESDPRNIMDFREIYQAFEITKLEALHNENTIFKTNLVVESV, translated from the exons ATGTTTTTACTAGACAGATTGTTGCCCTTTATATTTAGCTATATAAGGCCGTTTATTAAATGGTTTTTGCACGCCTTTACCCGACTATCGGAGCTGCAGAGAGTCTGCTATGGAGCCCGGGCGGGGGCCAGTCGGACGCGACAAGTGGAAAGATCCCTGACATTGTCCAAATCGTATGAAATAAAGCGCATGGTTCACGACCTGGATGAGGTAGCACCCTATGCTGACAACAGGAATCTCCTGGAGTTCT CCTTCCGTGCCGCACGCGTTGTTATGCAGGCAAAGCGCATTAAAAACAATGCCCATCCGGACTTTTCCCGACTCTTTATCAATTGTGTGTCCACCATTTGGGGCTACAGGCGTCTGATGTACCAGATAGAGCAACTGCGGGCCGAGAAATACGATTCGGATAACCCCGAGCACGAATACAAGCTGTTGGAGCTTTGGCAACTGCTGATGCCAGAGGCGCCGCTAACTGGACGCGTAAGCAAACAATGGCAAGACATTGGCTTCCAGGGCGATGATCCCAAGACGGATTTCCGAGGCATGGGCATGCTCGGACTGGAAAATTTGCTGTATTTCGCCAGCGCCTACAACGATGCCGCGAAGCATGTGCTGCTCCACTCGATGCATCCCACACGCGGTTACACTTATGCAATTGTTGGCATCAATCTTACTTCGATGGCCTACAATCTAGTGAAGACCGGCCAAGCAAAGACACACTTCTATAATGTGGTGGCCCTGCATAAGCAGGACTTTAACACTATAGAGGATTTCCATAAATTGTATTGCTACCTATTCTTTGAATTTGATCGATTCTGGATGGAAAGCGATCCGCGCAATATAATGGATTTTCGTGAGATCTATCAGGCGTTTGAAATCACCAAATTAGAGGCCCTGCACAATGagaatacaatttttaaaacTAATTTGGTTGTAGAATCCGTCTAA
- the Mlp84B gene encoding muscle LIM protein Mlp84B has product MPFQPIEAPKCPRCGKSVYAAEERLAGGYVFHKNCFKCGMCNKSLDSTNCTEHERELYCKTCHGRKFGPKGYGFGTGAGTLSMDNGQQFLRENGDGPSVRNGARLEPRAIARAPEGEGCPRCGGYVYAAEQMLARGRGWHKECFKCGSCKKGLDSILCCEAPDKNIYCKGCYAKKFGPKGYGYGQGGGALQSDCYAHDDGAPQIRAAIDVDKIQARPGEGCPRCGGMVYAAEQKLSKGREWHKKCFNCKDCHKTLDSINASDGPDRDVYCRTCYGKKWGPHGYGFACGSGFLQTDGLTEDQISANRPFYAADTTSIKAREGEGCPRCGGAVFAAEQQLSKGKMWHKKCYNCTDCKRPLDSMLACDGPDGDIYCKACYGKHFGPKGFGYGHAPTLVSTSGESTIQFPDGGPLNGARTSGGCPRCGFAVFAAEQMISKSRIWHKRCFYCSDCRKSLDSTNLNDGPDGDIYCKACYGRNYGTKGCGYGIGAGALTTF; this is encoded by the coding sequence aTGCCTTTCCAACCGATCGAGGCCCCCAAATGTCCGCGCTGCGGCAAGAGTGTGTACGCGGCCGAGGAGCGTCTGGCCGGTGGCTATGTATTCCACAAGAACTGCTTCAAGTGCGGCATGTGCAACAAATCGCTGGACTCCACCAACTGCACAGAGCACGAGCGCGAGCTGTACTGCAAGACCTGCCATGGACGTAAGTTCGGACCCAAGGGCTACGGATTTGGCACCGGCGCCGGCACACTCTCGATGGACAATGGACAACAATTCCTGCGCGAGAACGGCGACGGTCCGTCGGTGAGGAATGGCGCACGTCTGGAGCCCCGTGCCATTGCCCGTGCCCCCGAAGGCGAGGGATGCCCACGCTGTGGCGGCTATGTGTATGCCGCCGAACAGATGCTGGCCCGCGGTCGTGGCTGGCACAAGGAGTGCTTCAAGTGCGGCAGCTGCAAGAAGGGTCTCGACTCGATCCTCTGCTGCGAGGCGCCCGACAAGAACATCTACTGCAAGGGCTGCTACGCAAAGAAATTCGGCCCCAAGGGCTACGGCTATGGCCAGGGCGGCGGTGCTCTCCAGTCCGATTGCTATGCTCATGACGATGGTGCACCGCAGATCCGTGCTGCCATCGATGTGGACAAGATCCAGGCGCGTCCCGGCGAGGGTTGTCCCCGTTGCGGTGGCATGGTCTACGCCGCCGAGCAGAAGCTGTCCAAGGGTCGTGAGTGGCACAAGAAGTGCTTCAACTGCAAAGACTGCCACAAGACGCTCGATTCGATCAATGCCAGCGATGGACCCGATCGCGATGTCTACTGCCGCACCTGCTACGGCAAGAAGTGGGGCCCCCATGGCTATGGTTTTGCCTGCGGCTCGGGCTTCCTGCAGACCGACGGCCTCACCGAGGACCAGATCAGCGCCAATCGTCCCTTCTACGCCGCAGACACCACGTCGATCAAGGCGCGCGAGGGCGAGGGCTGCCCCCGTTGCGGTGGCGCTGTCTTTGCCGCCGAGCAGCAGCTCTCCAAGGGCAAAATGTGGCACAAGAAGTGCTACAACTGCACCGACTGCAAACGCCCGTTGGACTCGATGCTGGCCTGCGATGGACCCGATGGCGACATTTATTGCAAGGCCTGCTATGGCAAGCACTTTGGCCCCAAGGGCTTTGGCTATGGCCATGCCCCCACTCTGGTGTCGACCAGCGGCGAGTCCACCATTCAGTTCCCCGATGGCGGTCCCCTGAACGGAGCGCGCACCTCGGGCGGATGTCCACGGTGTGGCTTTGCCGTGTTTGCCGCCGAACAGATGATCAGCAAGAGCCGGATCTGGCATAAGCGTTGCTTCTACTGCTCGGACTGTCGCAAATCTCTGGATTCGACGAATCTGAACGACGGGCCCGATGGTGATATCTATTGCAAGGCCTGCTATGGTCGCAACTATGGAACCAAGGGATGCGGATATGGTATCGGCGCGGGCGCCTTGACAACGTTCTAA
- the LOC4802919 gene encoding uncharacterized protein: MRAYNGRVWGTLHDGKFKVQSVTEADLEEALDVLDGSFFINESVCIACGINLPHNAQARQELRELCNITAKDGVSLLVKEVATERIVAVSFNKIQYPPAPGEDHFFLKFRNEVAQSPQARRLMDFMIEVDERIDVCAMYNMDCFCELMFLATLPSHERMGLGRALASYTIELTKELAEGKGLEDIDEQLRSQRPEAVTALWSGSFSQKVGRASNFKVLNSVSYEDFEFEGKRFSERISPLHKTCEHVIYKF; this comes from the exons ATGCGTGCATATAATGGAAGAGTCTGGGGAACTTTGCACGATG GCAAATTCAAAGTCCAGAGTGTAACCGAAGCTGATCTGGAAGAGGCGCTTGAT GTTCTTGATGGTTCATTTTTTATTAACGAATCAGTTTGCATTGCTTGTGGTATTAATTTACCGCATAATGCTCAGGCCCGCCAAGAGTTACGAGAGTTATGCAATATTACAGCCAAGGATGGGGTTTCTCTTTTGGTCAAGGAGGTGGCTACGGAGCGGATTGTAGCAGTGTCTTTTAACAAAATACAG TACCCCCCAGCGCCTGGCGAGGATCATTTCTTTTTGAAATTCCGCAATGAGGTCGCTCAGAGTCCCCAGGCCCGTCGTTTGATGGATTTTATGATTGAAGTCGACGAGAGGATTGATGTTTGCGCCATGTACAATATGGATTGCTTCTGTGAGCTTATGTTTTTGGCCACCTTGCCCTCCCATGAGCGTATGGGACTGGGTCGGGCTTTGGCCAGCTATACCATAGAACTCACTAAAGAGCTTGCGGAGGGTAAGGGTCTGGAGGACATTGATGAGCAGCTGCGTTCCCAACGTCCAGAGGCTGTGACAGCCCTATGGAGCGGGAGTTTCTCACAAAAAGTTGGCCGGGCTTCAAATTTCAAGGTTCTTAATTCTGTTTCCTATGAGGACTTCGAATTCGAAGGCAAGCGTTTTAGCGAGCGCATAAGTCCCTTGCATAAGACCTGCGAACATGTCATATACAAGTTCTAA